The Sinomicrobium kalidii genome contains a region encoding:
- a CDS encoding CPCC family cysteine-rich protein yields the protein METKQNKHGKYQCRCCEHYTLDDKPDNTFQICPVCFWEDDGVQFYDPEYEGGANEMSLNQARQNFKKFGAIDSRFKEQVRPPKEDEL from the coding sequence ATGGAAACTAAACAAAATAAACATGGTAAGTATCAATGTCGATGTTGTGAACATTATACTTTGGATGATAAACCGGATAACACCTTTCAAATTTGTCCCGTCTGTTTTTGGGAAGATGATGGAGTTCAATTCTATGATCCGGAATATGAAGGTGGTGCGAATGAAATGAGCCTTAATCAAGCCCGTCAAAATTTTAAAAAATTTGGTGCCATTGATTCTCGATTTAAAGAACAAGTCAGGCCACCTAAAGAAGATGAATTATGA
- a CDS encoding transposase, producing the protein MREGYSIRDASKPHFVTLTVVDWIDVFTRKAYKDCILDSLRFCMANKGMVLFGYVIMSNHLHMLVQSETGDLPGLLRDFKKFTAKTILKKIQTGPESRREWMLERFARAAGRHSRNKTYQFWKYGNHPEEVYSE; encoded by the coding sequence ATGCGGGAAGGATATAGTATACGAGACGCCTCTAAACCACATTTTGTCACCCTGACCGTGGTAGACTGGATAGATGTTTTTACAAGAAAGGCTTATAAGGATTGTATTCTGGACAGCTTACGGTTTTGCATGGCAAATAAAGGCATGGTACTGTTCGGATATGTCATTATGAGTAACCATCTACATATGCTCGTACAATCAGAAACCGGGGATTTACCGGGTTTGCTCCGGGACTTTAAGAAATTTACAGCCAAAACTATTCTGAAAAAAATACAAACCGGGCCGGAAAGCAGGAGAGAGTGGATGCTGGAACGGTTTGCCAGGGCAGCCGGCAGGCATTCGAGGAACAAAACATATCAATTCTGGAAGTATGGTAATCACCCTGAAGAGGTTTACAGTGAATAA
- a CDS encoding RNA polymerase sigma-70 factor produces the protein MSDESEIIGTYVEKIKASDEEAFKNLFEKLWEPLYGYAYSLLEDKASAKDMVQDVWIDFWERRHTIENNNIRGYLHKAVRFRVFKELRDSRLKKSHLEALHLLYEDETADQETLSPEETRKIIENKLSVLPARCKEVFKLSRLGGLKNREIAEKLGISESTVEGHITTAFKRLKKMTALLFSTTLVALLLYFFG, from the coding sequence GTGAGTGATGAATCTGAAATAATCGGTACGTATGTAGAAAAGATCAAGGCTTCTGACGAGGAAGCCTTTAAAAACCTTTTCGAAAAGCTGTGGGAACCGCTATACGGCTATGCCTATTCATTGCTCGAAGACAAGGCATCGGCCAAGGATATGGTACAGGACGTCTGGATCGACTTCTGGGAAAGGCGCCATACCATTGAAAACAACAATATCAGGGGCTATCTGCACAAAGCCGTACGTTTCCGGGTATTCAAGGAACTGCGCGATTCCAGGCTGAAGAAGTCCCATCTCGAAGCCCTGCACCTGCTCTACGAAGATGAAACCGCAGATCAGGAAACCCTCTCGCCCGAGGAAACCCGGAAGATCATCGAAAACAAACTCTCCGTACTCCCCGCCAGATGCAAGGAGGTCTTTAAACTCAGCCGCCTGGGCGGACTTAAAAACAGGGAGATCGCAGAAAAACTGGGCATCTCGGAAAGCACCGTCGAAGGCCATATCACAACTGCCTTTAAACGGCTTAAAAAAATGACCGCCCTGCTGTTCTCCACCACCCTTGTGGCCCTGCTCCTGTATTTCTTCGGCTAG
- a CDS encoding FecR family protein, whose product MTEKQFRILLDKFLRGEASPREKELIRKFEKHFLDKNLEKTFADTGEKSQVQRDIYKNIKKRVSPAHFPWMQMAASLMAFVSIGCLLFYFINSPAETEISNRQSTPKAITLPDGSVVKLNKNSRLTYTEDFNKDNRHITLSGEAFFKVDRNSGKPFIIKTGELNTRVVGTQFNIREEQKQITVTVTEGLVKVYHENDTLQLKPDQQARFNTASKQLRGKEVKATLYSLWQNNKVVLNRITVEDLSVVLWELYRVKTVFKDEASRQTLLSIAFEREEALEQIIRRINLINEVKLTKNQNHMIEVEQTE is encoded by the coding sequence ATGACGGAAAAACAATTCAGAATATTGTTGGACAAGTTTCTGCGGGGAGAAGCCTCGCCCCGGGAAAAAGAACTCATCAGGAAGTTCGAAAAGCACTTCCTCGATAAAAACCTCGAAAAAACTTTTGCCGATACCGGTGAAAAAAGTCAGGTACAGCGGGATATCTATAAAAACATTAAAAAACGGGTATCGCCCGCTCACTTCCCCTGGATGCAGATGGCCGCCTCACTGATGGCATTTGTCAGCATCGGCTGTTTGCTGTTCTACTTTATTAACTCTCCCGCCGAAACAGAGATCAGCAACAGGCAATCCACACCCAAAGCCATTACCCTGCCGGACGGTTCTGTCGTTAAGCTTAACAAGAACAGCAGGCTTACCTATACGGAAGACTTCAATAAAGACAACAGGCATATCACTCTTTCCGGTGAAGCCTTTTTCAAGGTGGACAGGAACTCCGGGAAACCGTTTATCATAAAAACAGGCGAACTAAACACCAGGGTCGTAGGTACGCAATTCAACATCCGGGAAGAACAGAAACAGATCACCGTGACGGTCACCGAAGGCCTGGTAAAAGTCTATCACGAAAACGACACCCTGCAGCTTAAACCCGACCAGCAGGCCCGTTTCAATACCGCTTCCAAACAGCTACGGGGCAAGGAAGTAAAAGCCACGCTCTACTCCCTGTGGCAGAACAACAAGGTTGTTTTAAACCGCATAACGGTCGAAGACCTGTCTGTGGTATTGTGGGAACTCTATCGTGTAAAAACCGTCTTTAAAGACGAAGCCTCCAGGCAAACCCTGCTGTCTATTGCCTTTGAGCGCGAAGAAGCACTGGAACAGATCATCCGCAGGATCAACCTTATCAATGAAGTCAAACTAACAAAAAACCAAAACCATA